The following are encoded in a window of Vespula vulgaris chromosome 8, iyVesVulg1.1, whole genome shotgun sequence genomic DNA:
- the LOC127065974 gene encoding mucin-19-like isoform X1: MWTKRQILHILIALILTTFAKAEHHEIYENQYRKSDTPFTCSEEGYHPDPHDCRVFYRCVDQGNGGLLTTFTFECGIGTVFSKEKGNICIHPYDSGRPECGGFENEVDSDIQNLSMDSYPSYSTSTTTIKTMVSTDISTTTTTMKPTTTTQDWTTTRRPENSTEFSTITQPSTTSELNQNEMIGLGGVQCTTEGFLSDSQDCRKFYRCVDEGTGILRKYEFTCGVGTVWDPKIEACNHAWAVTRDDCRQGEETSNTDSGQWNGDIGDNGGQWNGDVGDNGGQWNGDIGSNGGSWNGGGGTSGTAGAPGIPGNPGTSGTSGTPGTSGSPGTPGTSGTPGTDGTSGTPGTAGTPGTPGKPGTPGTPGTPGTSGTSSIPGTAGIPDTAGTPGTSGIPGTPGTSGTPGIAGTPGTPGTPGTPGTAGTSGTPGTAGIPGTPGISGTPGTPGIPGTPGTSGTPGTPGTSGIPGTAGTPGTPGTPGTPGTSGTPGTAGIPGTPGTSGTPGNPGIPGTPGTSGTPGTPGTSGIPGTAGTPGTPGTPGTPGTSGTPGTAGIPGTPGTSGTPGNPGIPGTPGTSGTPGTAGIPGTPGTVGIPGYPGSPGTPGTPGTPGIPGTPGTSGTPSTAGIPGMPGTVGIPGYPGSPGTPGTPGTPGIPGTPGTSGTPGTAGIPGTPGTSGTPGTPGIPGTPGTPGTPGIPGTPGTSGTPGTAGIPGTPGTSGTPGTPGIPGTPGTSGTPGTPGTSGTPGTAGIPGTPDTVGIPGYPGSPGMPGTSGTPGIPGIPGTSGIPASSGIPNTGETSDTSGITDIASTSGTTDSPDSPNVPVISGTPGICNAEGFFADPQNCRKFYRCVRDGNKFIKYDFECGVGTAWDSTIQSCNHEYNIPNCTSNAEGDLTTPDSSINEIDSSSPSNSSEQSQISTSRPTQGTTLFSTSVSYLPPETTTAGTTITSSKPEESVTSIIPDRPSTSEILGPTGPNSSGIPETSGTSGTPTKPGIAGIPGTPGTPGTPGSPGSPGKPGTSGTPSTAEITGTPGTTGTSGSPGIPGKPGTPGTPGTAGIPGYPGSPGIPGYPGSPGIPGTSGTPGTSEIPVSSGIPGTDGTGTSGINDIASTSGTTDGSDTPNVPVISGTPGICNAEGFFADPQNCRKFYRCVRDSNEFIKYDFECGVGTAWDSTIQSCNHEYNVPNCRSNVEGDLTTPNSSINEIDSSSPSISSEQSQISTSRPTQGTTLFSTSVSYLPPETSTAGTTTTSTKPEESVTSIIPSRPSTSEILGPTGPNSSGIPETSGTPGTTGIPGRPGTPGIPGRPGTPGIPGRPSTPGTPGTSGISATPGTPGTPGTSGISGTSGIPGTSGTPGTPGTPGTPGTPGTSGTPGTPATPGTPGTSGIPGTSGTPATPGTPGRPGTPGTPGTPGTPGTPGTPGTPGTPGTPGTPGTPGTPDTPGTPGTSGTSGTPGTPGTSGTSGTPGTLGSPGSPGTPGTSGIAGIPGTPGSPGTPGTSGTSGTPGTPGSPGSPGTPGTSGIAGIPGTSGSPGTSGTSGTSGTPGTPGSPGSPGTIGTPGIAGIPGTSGSPGTPDTPGTPGISGIPSSPETPGSPSSPETSNTSDTSGTPSTSETSDASVIPGTPGVCYKEGFFPDPQNCHKFYRCVRESNEFIKYDFECGVGTVWDSTIQSCNHEYNVPNCKNSVIDDLTTPDSSINEINSSTSPSTIGQSQISTSRPVQDTTLISTSVSYLPPDITTVSTTTTSLTTRPEESVTSISVRPDASETPRPTGPNSPGIPEIPGTPGIAGIPDTSGTTGIPGTTGTPATPGTPGSPGSPGTPGTPGIAGFPGTSGSPGTPGTPGTPGISGIPNSPETPGTPSSPGTSNTSAIAGTPDIPNTTNVPVISATPGICSEEGFFPDPQNCHKFYRCVKESNEFIKYDFECGVGTVWDSTVQSCNHEYNVPNCNSSVESDLTTPDSSINEINTSILPNSSEQTQVSTSRPIQDTTLSISASYLPPKTTITSMTTMSISSRPEATETAIVPETSGMTDSPETPGTSGTLGTSGTSETNTPGTPDTPSTPSTTGTPGNPSSSGTLGTSDTPGSSATSDSPVISGVCNKEGFFSDPDSCQKFYRCVKDGNTFMKYEFECGVGTVWDSSIQSCNHGYNVPNCRSNAGIDMTTPDSSVNEIDFISSPSTNGQSQISSSKPMQDTTSSIFSSTTISTTTNNEAQSMIPTTVISTSYLPPSISEVITSTQMTSSTKSPEVSSQVTSASYLPPISTMQSNDVDQSTTVSQQINTTPSSTGQVGMSNCTTEGFFSNPNDCKKFYRCVSHQSGYVKYEFQCGPGTAWDQSIQTCNYIEEVSSCMINNNEIVGEGSTSTTSSSEIPAIINEKPGQITMKPSSTYIPTTSVTNEGQSTPTKSENMQMLAESTTESSSPSKPPYPISSSPSGSIITSSESNTESSNMDKPPCTTSKINNTIVCNEEGFYPHPIYCEKFYRCVNNGKGFNVYHFNCPPSTIFDPSINACNYPESVYPARDCTTSTTEPSPSSNDITAQPTTISEATEESLSTESSTTQITTEISTGTTTSVVESTTSGTSTEMTSMTSEQTTSEEITSMSSTESFSSTVTEGLTESTSSSTEQTTEFTTSSTEQTTELTTSSTEQTTESTMSSTEQTTESTTSSTEQTTESTTSSTKQTTESTTSSTEQTTESTTSSTEQTTESTTSSTEQTTESTTSSTEQTTESTEESSMSSMQSEASPSESTTEQFTTESQQQSTTESQEQSTTDISEQSTAVSQQQSTTESQQQSTTESQESSTTESQEQSTTESQESTTQKQEKSTTESNELTSTTKEPSMMTPCPIGNLTDEQITLICPTGFRKHPRYCNLFYQCTNEGNMEIKVLVLSCPENTIFDEQKIQCLPENETSQGCTGLRANARFYRKLEENSITPVKVSSQPLCPDVGHYPYRQGCSNTFYKCKRDSRDNLQGYFYKCPANFIYWSVSRRCERATRLPMCTHLAYRKNNFWDSRWQLPVEDINLSARALRLF, encoded by the exons ATGTGGACGAAACGACAAATTCTGCATATTTTGATAGCCCTGATCTTGACAACATTTGCAAAAGCAG aacATCATGAGATTTATGAAAATCAATACAGAAAAAGTGATACTCCCTTCACCTGTTCCGAAGAAGGCTATCATCCTGATCCACACGACTGTAGAGTTTTCTATAGATGTGTTGATCAGGGCAATGGTGGTCTTTTAACAACCTTTACGTTCGAATGTGGAATTGGTACAGTATTctccaaagaaaaaggaaatatatgcATTCATCCATATGATAGTGGACGACCAGAATGTGGTGGATTTGAGAACGAAGTAGATTCTGATATTCAAAATCTCAGTATGGATTCATATCCATCTTATTCTACATCCACAACAACTATAAAAACGATGGTTAGTACAGATATATCTACAACAACCACTACAATGAAGCCTACAACCACAACACAAGATTGGACGACTACGAGAAGACCTGAAAATAGTACTGAATTTTCAACAATTACTCAACCATCAACAACATCTGAATTGAATCAAAATGAGATGATTGGTCTGGGAGGAGTACAATGTACTACTGAAGGATTTTTATCCGATTCACAAGattgtagaaaattttatagatGTGTAGACGAAGGTACTGgaatattacgaaaatatgagtTTACTTGTGGAGTAGGAACAGTTTGGGATCCAAAAATCGAAGCATGCAATCATGCTTGGGCAGTTACTAGAGATGACTGTCGACAAGGTGAAGAAACTAGCAATACAGACAGCGGACAATGGAATGGCGATATAGGAGATAATGGAGGACAATGGAATGGAGATGTAGGAGATAACGGAGGACAATGGAATGGTGATATAGGAAGCAATGGAGGAAGTTGGAATGGTGGCGGAGGTACATCAGGTACTGCTGGTGCACCTGGTATTCCGGGAAATCCTGGAACATCAGGCACTTCTGGAACACCCGGAACATCAGGTAGTCCTGGAACACCCGGTACATCAGGAACTCCTGGCACAGATGGAACTTCTGGCACCCCTGGTACAGCTGGAACGCCTGGCACTCCTGGAAAACCTGGAACACCCGGAACACCAGGTACTCCTGGAACATCGGGAACATCAAGTATTCCTGGCACAGCAGGAATACCTGACACAGCTGGAACACCTGGCACTTCTGGAATACCTGGAACACCCGGAACATCAGGTACTCCTGGCATAGCTGGAACTCCTGGCACTCCTGGCACTCCTGGAACACCTGGAACAGCCGGAACATCAGGTACTCCTGGCACAGCAGGAATACCGGGCACCCCTGGTATATCTGGAACACCTGGCACTCCTGGAATACCTGGAACACCCGGAACATCAGGTACTCCTGGAACACCGGGAACATCAGGTATTCCTGGTACAGCTGGAACTCCTGGCACTCCTGGAACACCTGGAACACCCGGAACATCGGGTACTCCTGGCACAGCAGGAATACCGGGCACCCCTGGTACATCTGGAACACCTGGCAATCCTGGAATACCTGGAACACCCGGAACATCAGGTACTCCTGGAACACCGGGAACATCAGGTATTCCTGGTACAGCTGGAACTCCTGGCACTCCTGGAACACCTGGAACACCCGGAACATCGGGTACTCCTGGCACAGCAGGAATACCGGGCACCCCTGGTACATCTGGAACACCTGGCAATCCTGGAATACCTGGAACACCCGGAACATCAGGTACTCCCGGCACAGCAGGAATACCGGGTACGCCTGGCACAGTTGGAATACCTGGCTATCCTGGATCACCTGGAACACCCGGAACACCTGGCACTCCTGGAATACCTGGAACACCCGGAACATCAGGTACTCCCAGCACAGCAGGAATACCGGGCATGCCTGGCACAGTTGGAATACCTGGCTATCCTGGATCACCTGGAACACCCGGAACACCTGGCACTCCTGGAATACCTGGAACACCCGGAACATCAGGTACTCCTGGCACAGCAGGAATACCGGGCACCCCTGGTACATCTGGAACACCCGGCACTCCTGGAATACCTGGAACACCCGGAACACCTGGCACTCCTGGAATACCTGGAACACCCGGAACATCAGGTACTCCTGGCACAGCAGGAATACCGGGGACCCCTGGTACATCTGGAACTCCCGGCACTCCTGGAATACCTGGAACACCCGGAACATCAGGTACTCCTGGAACACCCGGAACATCAGGTACTCCTGGTACAGCAGGAATACCGGGCACGCCTGATACAGTTGGAATACCTGGCTATCCTGGATCACCTGGAATGCCGGGAACATCAGGAACTCCTGGAATTCCCGGAATTCCAGGCACTTCTGGAATACCTGCTTCTTCTGGTATACCTAATACTGGTGAAACATCAGATACTTCTGGAATTACTGATATTGCTAGTACTTCAGGGACTACGGATAGCCCTGATTCGCCAAATGTCCCTGTTATATCGGGTACTCCAGGTATATGTAATGCAGAAGGATTCTTCGCCGATCCACAGAATTGTCGTAAATTTTATCGGTGTGTAAGAGATGgcaataaattcataaaatatgaCTTTGAATGTGGTGTTGGAACTGCTTGGGATTCCACTATACAAAGTTGTAATCATGAGTACAACATACCAAATTGTACGAGTAATGCTGAAGGGGATTTGACAACGCCTGATTCTTCAATCAATGAAATTGATTCTTCTAGCCCTTCGAATTCAAGTGAACAGTCACAAATAAGCACATCCAGACCTACTCAAGGCACAACACTATTTAGTACTTCTGTGTCATATCTGCCGCCGGAAACAACTACAGCAGGCACGACAATAACATCTTCTAAACCCGAAGAATCGGTAACATCAATAATACCTGATAGACCTAGTACTTCTGAGATATTAGGTCCAACCGGCCCAAACTCTTCCGGAATACCTGAAACATCAGGCACTTCTGGCACTCCTACTAAACCTGGCATAGCAGGAATACCTGGCACTCCTGGAACGCCTGGTACTCCTGGAAGCCCAGGCTCACCTGGAAAACCTGGCACATCAGGCACTCCTAGCACAGCAGAAATAACGGGGACCCCTGGCACAACTGGAACATCTGGCTCTCCTGGAATACCTGGTAAACCTGGAACACCAGGTACTCCTGGTACAGCAGGAATACCTGGCTATCCTGGTTCTCCTGGAATACCGGGCTATCCTGGATCACCTGGTATACCCGGAACATCAGGAACTCCTGGAACATCTGAAATACCTGTTTCTTCTGGTATACCTGGCACTGATGGAACAGGTACTTCTGGAATTAATGATATTGCTAGTACTTCAGGGACTACGGACGGTTCTGATACGCCAAATGTCCCTGTTATATCGGGTACTCCAGGTATATGTAATGCAGAAGGATTCTTCGCCGATCCACAGAACTGtcgtaaattttatcgatgtgTAAGAGATAGCAATgaattcataaaatatgattttgaaTGTGGTGTTGGAACTGCTTGGGATTCCACCATACAAAGTTGTAATCATGAGTACAATGTACCAAATTGTAGGAGTAATGTTGAAGGGGATTTGACAACGCCTAATTCTTCAATCAATGAAATTGATTCTTCTAGCCCTTCAATTTCAAGTGAACAGTCACAAATAAGCACATCCAGACCTACTCAAGGCACAACACTATTTAGTACTTCTGTATCATATCTGCCGCCGGAAACAAGTACAGCAGGCACGACAACAACATCTACTAAACCCGAAGAATCGGTAACATCAATAATACCTAGTAGACCCAGTACTTCTGAGATACTAGGTCCAACCGGCCCAAACTCTTCCGGAATACCTGAAACATCAGGCACTCCTGGCACAACTGGAATACCTGGAAGACCAGGCACACCTGGAATACCTGGAAGACCTGGCACACCTGGAATACCTGGAAGACCAAGCACACCTGGAACACCTGGTACTTCTGGAATCTCTGCCACTCCTGGAACGCCTGGTACTCCTGGAACATCTGGTATTTCTGGAACGTCTGGTATTCCTGGAACATCTGGTACTCCTGGAACGCCTGGTACTCCTGGAACGCCTGGTACTCCTGGGACGTCCGGTACTCCCGGAACGCCTGCTACTCCTGGAACACCTGGAACATCTGGTATTCCTGGAACATCTGGTACTCCTGCAACGCCTGGTACTCCTGGAAGGCCTGGTACTCCTGGAACACCTGGTACTCCTGGAACGCCTGGTACTCCTGGAACGCCTGGTACTCCTGGAACGCCTGGTACTCCTGGAACGCCTGGTACTCCTGGAACGCCTGATACTCCTGGAACGCCTGGTACTTCTGGAACGTCTGGTACTCCTGGAACACCTGGAACATCTGGTACTTCTGGAACGCCTGGTACTCTTGGAAGCCCAGGCTCACCTGGAACACCTGGTACTTCTGGAATCGCTGGCATTCCTGGAACGCCTGGTTCTCCTGGTACTCCTGGAACATCTGGTACTTCTGGAACGCCTGGTACTCCTGGAAGCCCAGGCTCACCTGGAACACCTGGTACTTCTGGAATCGCTGGCATTCCTGGAACGTCTGGTTCTCCTGGTACTTCTGGGACATCTGGTACTTCTGGAACGCCTGGTACTCCTGGAAGCCCAGGCTCACCTGGAACAATTGGTACTCCTGGAATCGCTGGCATTCCTGGAACGTCTGGTTCTCCTGGTACTCCAGACACTCCTGGTACACCTGGAATTTCTGGAATACCTAGTTCTCCTGAAACGCCTGGTTCTCCTAGTAGTCCAGAAACATCTAACACTTCTGATACTTCGGGAACTCCTAGTACCTCGGAGACGTCAGATGCGTCTGTTATACCTGGTACTCCAGGTGTATGTTACAAAGAAGGATTCTTCCCTGATCCTCAGAATTgtcataaattttatcgatgtgTAAGAGAAAGCAATGAGttcataaaatatgattttgaaTGTGGTGTAGGAACTGTTTGGGATTCCACTATACAAAGTTGTAATCATGAATACAACGTACCAAATTGTAAGAATAGTGTTATAGATGATTTAACAACCCCTGATTCTtctatcaatgaaataaactCTTCTACTTCTCCAAGTACAATTGGACAGTCACAAATTAGCACAAGTAGGCCAGTTCAAGATACAACACTAATTAGTACTTCTGTGTCATATCTACCCCCGGATATAACTACAGTAAGTACGACTACGACGTCATTAACTACTAGACCGGAAGAATCGGTAACATCAATATCTGTCAGACCTGATGCTTCCGAAACACCACGTCCTACTGGACCAAACTCTCCTGGAATACCTGAAATACCAGGTACTCCTGGCATAGCTGGAATACCTGACACTTCTGGTACAACTGGTATTCCTGGGACAACTGGTACTCCTGCAACGCCTGGTACTCCTGGAAGCCCAGGCTCACCTGGAACACCTGGTACTCCTGGAATCGCTGGCTTTCCTGGAACATCTGGTTCTCCTGGTACTCCTGGCACTCCTGGTACACCTGGAATTTCTGGAATACCTAACTCTCCTGAAACGCCTGGTACTCCTAGTAGTCCAGGTACATCTAATACTTCTGCTATTGCGGGAACCCCTGATATTCCGAACACAACAAATGTTCCTGTTATATCGGCTACTCCAGGTATATGTAGCGAAGAAGGATTTTTCCCTGATCCTCAGAATTgtcataaattttatcgatgtgtaaaagaaagtaatgagtttataaaatatgactTTGAATGTGGTGTAGGAACTGTTTGGGATTCCACAGTACAAAGTTGTAATCATGAGTACAACGTACCAAATTGTAATAGTAGTGTTGAAAGTGATTTAACAACTCCTGATTCTtctatcaatgaaataaacacTTCTATTCTTCCAAATTCAAGTGAACAGACACAAGTAAGCACAAGCAGACCTATTCAAGATACAACACTAAGTATATCTGCTTCGTATTTACCACCGAAAACAACTATAACAAGTATGACTACGATGTCGATATCTAGTCGACCAGAAGCAACAGAGACAGCAATAGTACCTGAAACTTCTGGAATGACAGATTCTCCCGAAACTCCTGGAACTTCTGGCACTCTTGGAACATCTGGAACTTCTGAAACAAATACTCCTGGTACCCCTGATACGCCTAGTACTCCTAGTACAACTGGAACTCCTGGCAATCCAAGCTCATCTGGTACTCTTGGTACTTCAGACACTCCTGGCAGCTCTGCTACTTCAGATTCCCCGGTTATATCAGGTGTATGTAATAAAGAAGGATTCTTCTCTGATCCTGATAGTTGTCAGAAATTCTATCGATGTGTAAAAGATGGCAATACATTCATGAAATATGAATTTGAATGTGGCGTTGGTACTGTTTGGGATTCCAGCATTCAAAGTTGTAATCATGGGTACAACGTACCAAATTGTAGAAGTAACGCTGGTATCGATATGACAACACCTGATTCTTCTGTCAAtgaaatagattttattagTAGTCCGAGTACAAATGGACAGTCTCAAATAAGTTCTAGTAAACCTATGCAAGATACAACATCATCAATCTTTAGTTCTACTACAATATCAACTACTACTAATAATGAGGCACAATCTATGATCCCGACAACAGTTATATCTACATCTTATTTACCACCATCAATTTCTGAAGTTATTACTAGTACACAAATGACTTCGAGTACTAAATCTCCCGAAGTTTCATCACAAGTAACATCAGCCTCATACTTACCTCCTATTAGTACTATGCAATCAAATGACGTTGATCAATCTACAACAGTATCACAACAAATAAATACTACTCCGTCGAGCACTGGACAAGTAGGAATGTCGAATTGTACTACAGAAGGTTTCTTCTCAAACCCTAATGATTGcaagaaattttatcgatgtGTCAGTCATCAATCCGGATATGTAAAATATGAATTCCAATGTGGTCCTGGTACTGCTTGGGACCAAAGTATACAAACATGCAATTATATTGAAGAAGTGAGTTCCTgcatgataaataataacgaaatagTAGGGGAAGGTTCGACCTCAACTACCAGTTCTAGTGAAATACCTGCAATTATTAATGAGAAACCTGGACAGATTACAATGAAACCCTCTTCAACTTATATACCAACAACTTCTGTCACCAATGAGGGTCAATCTACACCTACTAAATCTGAAAATATGCAGATGCTTGCAGAATCAACTACCGAAAGTTCATCGCCTTCTAAACCGCCATATCCAATTTCATCTTCCCCGTCTGGATCAATAATTACATCTTCTGAATCAAACACAGAATCATCTAATATGGACAAACCGCCCTGCACGACatctaaaattaataatacaatagtTTGTAATGAAGAAGGATTTTATCCACATCCAATCTATTGTGAAAAATTCTATCGTTGTGTTAACAATGGAAAGGGATTTAATGTCTATCATTTTAATTGCCCACCAAGTACTATATTTGATCCCAGTATAAACGCATGTAATTATCCGGAATCAGTTTATCCAGCGAGAGATTGTACTACATCAACAACAGAGCCAAGTCCATCTAGTAATGATATTACAGCACAACCTACAACAATATCGGAAGCAACGGAAGAATCTTTGTCGACTGAGAGTTCAACAACGCAAATTACTACCGAAATATCTACAGGAACTACAACATCCGTAGTAGAATCTACAACTTCAGGAACCTCAACAGAAATGACATCGATGACATCGGAACAAACAACTTCTGAGGAAATTACATCTATGTCCAGTACTGAATCATTCTCTTCGACAGTGACTGAAGGATTAACAGAATCAACATCAAGTTCCACTGAACAAACCACAGAATTCACAACGAGTTCCACTGAGCAAACCACAGAATTGACAACGAGTTCCACTGAGCAAACGACAGAATCGACAATGAGTTCCACTGAGCAAACGACAGAATCGACAACAAGTTCCACTGAACAAACGACAGAATCGACAACGAGTTCCACTAAACAAACGACAGAATCGACAACGAGTTCCACTGAACAAACGACAGAATCGACAACGAGTTCCACTGAACAAACGACAGAATCGACAACGAGTTCCACTGAACAAACGACAGAATCGACAACGAGTTCCACTGAGCAAACGACAGAATCGACAGAAGAATCGTCTATGAGTTCTATGCAATCGGAAGCATCTCCTAGTGAATCAACAACGGAACAATTTACAACAGAATCTCAACAACAGTCAACAACTGAATCTCAAGAACAATCAACGACTGATATTTCAGAACAATCGACTGCAGTATCTCAACAACAATCTACAACAGAATCTCAACAACAATCTACCACGGAATCTCAAGAATCATCTACTACAGAATCTCAAGAACAATCGACTACAGAATCTCAAGAATCGACTACACAGAAACAAGAGAAATCTACTACCGAATCAAATGAATTGACTTCTACAACCAAAGAACCTTCGATGATGACACCTTGTCCTATTGGAAATTTAACTGATGAACAGATAACTCTTATTTGTCCCACAGGATTCCGCAAACATCCGCGATATTGTAATTTGTTCTACCAATGTACTAATGAAGGTAATATGGAAATCAAGGTTCTCGTTTTAAGTTGTCCCGAAAATACTATTTTTGACGAGCAAAAAATTCAATGTCTTCCTGAAAATGAAACCAGCCAAGGTTGTACGGGTCTTCGTGCCAATGCTAGATTCTACAGAAAGTTGGAAGAAAATTCTATAACACCA gtaAAAGTCTCGTCGCAGCCTTTATGTCCTGACGTTGGACATTATCCATATCGGCAGGGCTGTAGCAACACATTTTATAAATGCAAACGGGACAGCAGAGATAATCTGCAAGgatatttctataaatgtCCTGCGAATTTCATTTATTGGTCGGTTTCTAGAAGATGTGAACGTGCTACTCGTCTACCTATGTGCACACATTTAGCGTACAGGAAGAATAATTTTTGGGACAGTCGATGGCAATTACCAGTCGAAGACATCAATCTTTCCGCGAGAGCATTGCGTCTCTTCTGA